CATAGCGATCGAGCAACCGCAGCAAGGTGGCGGTGATGGCGCCGAGATTTTCGCCGCGCTCGGCGGCGCGCATCAACAAGGTCTGACTGGCAGGTGCCGCCCGCACCAGACGATCGGTCGCGCGATGCTTGCGGGCCGAGCGTTTCTGATCGACCAGAGCCTGAACATGGGCCGGCTCCTCGATCTGCGCACCCTTGTCGTAACAGCGCGGATGGAGGGCAATCACTGCGCTACCATCGACGATTCGTACCTCTTGCGGATCGGCGAGGATGGTCAACCCGCGCCGGACATGATCGTGGGGAACCGAGTAATCGTTCAGGTCGAAGCGGACATAGGGCGTCTTGCCGACCCTGACCGCCACCTGCTCGAGCAGAGGTGCCGGGTTGTCGGGTAACGCGAGCAACCGCTTGGCTTCCTCGGCGAAGACCTCGCGGACGCTGCGCAGTGATTCCTCGGGGCAGCGGCGGTCGGCAGCCGGGCCGTTGCACCAAGCATCGGCTTGGGTATTGAGATCGGCAAGATCGGTGAAGCGGCGCGCGGCGAAAAAACTATCGCGGACGTAGCGGATCGCCCGCTCGACCCGCCCCTTCTCGTTGCCGCGGGCGATCGCCACGGGGCGCGGCTCATAGCGGTAATGCCCGGCAAAACCCAGCAAGGTGGGATGGAAGCGGATGGCATCACCGCGCCGTTCCAGAACCGCACTTTTAAGGTTGTCGTAGAGCAAAACACGAGGAACCCCGCCCCAGGCAGAAAAGGCCCCAACGTGGCCGCGCAGAAAGTTCTCCATCCGCGCGTCCGGATAGAAACGCAGGAATATCTGGCGCGAATAACTCAGCACCATGACGAAGGCCATCAGCGGTCGCCGCGCGCGCCCGATCTCGAGGTGGCCAAAATGGCCCCAATCCACCTGCGCTTGTTCGCCGGGCAGCGTCCGCAGGCGCAAATAGGCCTCGACTTTTGCCCGGGGTCGGTGGCAGGCGATGATGTGGCGGAAATGGTCAGGACTGCCGCGATAACCGCGCTCGCAGACCATCGCATAAAGCCTGCTCGCGGTCAGGCTGGGAAACGTCTCCAGGGTCTGGTGAATGAACGGCAGATAGGGATCGATCCGCGACGCGCGGGCCGGCGAACCAATCCTGGGAAGACCAGCTTGCCCCAGAACTCGGCGCACCACGCTATGATGAATATGCAATTGTTGGGCGATCGTGCCGATGGTCCATCTCTCGGCATGATAGTAGCGGAGGATCTGTGCCTCGATGTCAGCCGGTATCACCATGTCCAGATCTCCCGCGGGATGGCATCACATCTCGCACGGGACCGCGGCGGCGCAGGAAACCTTGGCGGACCAGCCCAGAGCATCGCTGCCCGCACCAGTGGCAGTGCGCAACGGATCGCTGGACGCAGACTGCCTGAGGCGTTGCGCCGCTCGCACTCGCTGGCGAGTTCGACGCCAGCAGATCACCAGATCGAGCTGGCAGTGAACCCTGATGCGTCACGTTTTTGCATCGAGCCCGATATCGGCGTGCCCGGGCTGCATGAGTAAATCGCCCACGTCGGCTGGTTTGGTAACGTTGAGCGGCGGCGCGTTGCGCCAAACAACGCGCCAGGAGGGCGCATTCTCCCGCACAATAAATCTGGCCGCGATCACAAGACCGACACACCACCACCTGCACGCGGCAGGCTGCACATAAAAACATCCGGGCCGATATCGGGGCCGTACCGTCACAGTCACAATTCCCCTGTAGACGCTGATTATGATTGCGGAAATACTGGCCTTGCATGCGTGCTCCGGCACCGTGCGGGGCACGGCGTCGAGCAGAACCGCCAAGTCGAGATCGGCGCCGTGCTTGCCCCTCAATA
This sequence is a window from Acidiphilium acidophilum. Protein-coding genes within it:
- the istA gene encoding IS21 family transposase encodes the protein MVIPADIEAQILRYYHAERWTIGTIAQQLHIHHSVVRRVLGQAGLPRIGSPARASRIDPYLPFIHQTLETFPSLTASRLYAMVCERGYRGSPDHFRHIIACHRPRAKVEAYLRLRTLPGEQAQVDWGHFGHLEIGRARRPLMAFVMVLSYSRQIFLRFYPDARMENFLRGHVGAFSAWGGVPRVLLYDNLKSAVLERRGDAIRFHPTLLGFAGHYRYEPRPVAIARGNEKGRVERAIRYVRDSFFAARRFTDLADLNTQADAWCNGPAADRRCPEESLRSVREVFAEEAKRLLALPDNPAPLLEQVAVRVGKTPYVRFDLNDYSVPHDHVRRGLTILADPQEVRIVDGSAVIALHPRCYDKGAQIEEPAHVQALVDQKRSARKHRATDRLVRAAPASQTLLMRAAERGENLGAITATLLRLLDRYGAGELQASICEALTRNVPHPNAVRLALDRRREERGAAPPVAAGLPAHVQARDRPVKPHALETYDQIKDCSDDNN